A region of the Desulfallas thermosapovorans DSM 6562 genome:
TATACGCTATTTAAATCATAAACACGAAATTGAGGTTAACTTTGCCAGCAGGCGGGAACCAGAATTATTTCTGTCCAATTCCTAACATCTTATAAGTGGGAAGGTTGCTTACAATTTTAGCCTTTATTGTTGATTCATTAAAAGCCGAATGCCTTCTTAGACATACTCAATACCATTAAAAAGGTTGTTCGAAAAGTCTGCGCGAGGCACTTATGATCTCAATGTTAGCTGGCTTTTGCGGTATTCACGTTGGTACCAAAGCTACTGTTGGGACAAACTCTTAAAGTATTTTTTGCGGTCAATATTAATTATTTAATGGACGAAGGGATTGATGTTCAGTGAAAGCTCCGGGAATCAATAATGTTTGTGTGGTTGGTGCGGGTACCATGGGGCACCAGATCGCCATTTGTGCGGCGCTGGCGGGGTACAAGGTGAAATGTAACGATATCAGTAAAGAGGCATTGGATAAGGCCAGGCGCTTTTTAGACAAGTATTTGCCCGGCCGGGTTGCCAAAGGCAAGCTTACCGAAGAGGCCGCCAAGGCCGGTAAAGAGAACCTGAGCTTTACAACCAGCCTGGATGAAGCGGCAATGGATGCCGATCTGGTCATCGAGGTGGTGCCGGAGGTGCTGGAGCTTAAGCGGCAGATATTTGCCCGCCTGGACAAAATTTGCCCGCCGCAGGCGTTGCTTGTTACCAATAGCTCCTTTATTGTCAGTTCCCGGCTGGCTGATGCCACAAGCAGGCCGGAAAAAATCTGTAATATGCACTTCTTTGTACCACCGCTGGCCATGCTTCCGGTGGAGGTGGTTAAAGGACCCCATACTGCTGAGGAAACAGCCGAGACCATTGCCGCTGTTTGCAGAAGCATGGGCAAAATCCCCATTATGCTGGATAAGGAGATCCATGGCTTCCTGGTCAATCGTATTTTATCCGTGGTGCACAGGGAAGCATTATTCCTTTATGACACGGGCGTAGCTTCCTATGAGGATATCGACCTGGCGGTCAAGGAAGGATTGGGACATAAAATCGCACCGTTTTACCAGATGGATTTAATCGGCCTGGATTTGGTGCTTTCGATTAATATGGAACATTACCGGGAAACAGGCAACCCGGCACACAAACCATCCCCTGCACTGGCCCAAATGGTGGCGCAAAACAGGTTGGGCCGTAAAACTGGCCAGGGTTTTTACAATTATGAAGAAATGTTGGAAGGCAGGGGTTATTGACCCAGGGCGATAACTTAATGGGCAAAATAATCTATAGTTTAACAATGGCCTGATCCTGTTTAGAGGATTTTCTTGGGTTAGAAAATGCTTTTATTTCGATATAATCCTCAAAGTATACAAGGCTTTTCGTTGGGGAAAGCTCAATTAAAATCCTCTGGTTTTGCATTCTGCGTCTATTTGGCGCCAACTTTTTCCTTTGCTGTGGTTAGCAGCGTTCACGGGCGACATATTCTCAATTAGCAACTGATGAACGCCTAACCTTTTAATTCTTTTACCTAATTTTGTATTTTCCTTATTTTCTTCTGCAACCATCGCAGCGTAGAGTATGGAAAATAATATATCTATTTCCAAAGCGTCATTTCCGAATTTTTGAGCTCTGGCGGAAATAGCTTGTAAAACCTTTTTATTTATATTCGAGCTAGTCAATTCGTAAATTTCAACAAAATTATCATAAACATTACTATATCCATGAGTAGAGCCTATATTTTTCAAGCGAGTAAAGTATTCAATGTCTTTAGGTGCATATCTGTTCTGATTTGGCCTGGAAAGGAAAACGCACCAGTTATCAAACCGGCCTCGACCATATTCTAACAGGCTCCCATCAACAAATTTTTTAATGATCACTTGTTTTTAACCTCCCTTAAGTAATGTAATATTTTATTTCTGTCTAAAGTGCATCACGAAAAAATCCATATTCCTTTTACTCTATAAGTTTCTTAATGGTATTATTGAGAGCCATCTAACTTTACCATTTGGATAATTTACATTCTCTTGTTAATAATCAGACATATTTAAAAAGTTGAGTTATTTGTGTATCGAGAGCATCAGCGATTTCAAACAAAATCTACAAAGAAAAGGAATTATAACAATTAGGTGCATCAATTTTTAAAATATAGCTTTTACTTATCCTTGAGTTTGACAGGGGGCCTGAAAGGCCTTGTTATTACTGGGCTGAGCGCGTGACACAACAAAGAGGGGTCTAAAATTTGGAAGCGGTATTAGCCCTTGGGGCAGAAGGTTTTCTAATTTTTAGTTATCATACTTAAGTTATCCCGATTTTACTGGCAAGCTGCTCTTGAGATAGCCCTTATGATTTTCATAGTTCTTTTCTGGCTTGAGCGATTTTTGTATACTTATAAATGTGTTTACCCGTCATAAAATTCACCTCAATAATATAATAAAATAAACTTTTTTACCATAATTTCACTTGTAGTGAAACTGTGCTATGATTGTTATGGAAAACGATGGTTCTCTACTAACCAGGGGGAGGATTAAAAAATGAAATCCGCTGACAAGAGTATTTCCGCAAAGCCCTTTGTCAAATGGGCTGGGGGCAAAACTCAGC
Encoded here:
- a CDS encoding 3-hydroxyacyl-CoA dehydrogenase family protein produces the protein MKAPGINNVCVVGAGTMGHQIAICAALAGYKVKCNDISKEALDKARRFLDKYLPGRVAKGKLTEEAAKAGKENLSFTTSLDEAAMDADLVIEVVPEVLELKRQIFARLDKICPPQALLVTNSSFIVSSRLADATSRPEKICNMHFFVPPLAMLPVEVVKGPHTAEETAETIAAVCRSMGKIPIMLDKEIHGFLVNRILSVVHREALFLYDTGVASYEDIDLAVKEGLGHKIAPFYQMDLIGLDLVLSINMEHYRETGNPAHKPSPALAQMVAQNRLGRKTGQGFYNYEEMLEGRGY
- a CDS encoding DUF7004 family protein → MIIKKFVDGSLLEYGRGRFDNWCVFLSRPNQNRYAPKDIEYFTRLKNIGSTHGYSNVYDNFVEIYELTSSNINKKVLQAISARAQKFGNDALEIDILFSILYAAMVAEENKENTKLGKRIKRLGVHQLLIENMSPVNAANHSKGKSWRQIDAECKTRGF